A single Phragmites australis chromosome 4, lpPhrAust1.1, whole genome shotgun sequence DNA region contains:
- the LOC133915212 gene encoding protochlorophyllide-dependent translocon component 52, chloroplastic-like: MVIAFRNWFRKFCKNQVGWATPQVDQLPPTPTKDQLLERYWSHVARCTSCSAALKAMRGLEVALQVASLGIVGFLAVAKGTLVTATLQKDAAVLCFAASR, encoded by the exons ATGGTCATCGCCTTCAGGAACTGGTTCAGAAAGTTCTGCAAGAATCAGGTTGGCTGGGCAACCCCGCAAGTTGATCAGCTGCCACCAACCCCTACCAAGGATCAGCTCTTGGAGAG GTACTGgtcgcacgtcgcgcggtgcaCGAGCTGCAGCGCTGCGCTGAAAGCCATGAGGGGCCTAGAGGTCGCCCTGCAGGTCGCGTCGCTCGGCATCGTCGGGTTCCTCGCCGTCGCAAAGGGGACGCTGGTCACGGCGACTCTCCAGAAAGACGCGGCCGTGCTTTGCTTCGCCGCGTCCCGCTGA
- the LOC133915209 gene encoding probable CoA ligase CCL12, producing the protein MAASARGSVWEIQARDVEAAGLAAADAGAFLAALRSAAGGSGGADEAAVWAAVAAAGVLRPEHPHALHQLVYYAVYAGWDRAARGPPPYWFPSLIDCKQTNLGRVMEANGPKLLGSSYKDPISSFNLFHRFSVENQEVYWSMVLKQLAVKFQQEPKSILDTSDRSKKGGTWLQGAVLNIAECCLLPWPSQNRTDDSTAIVWRDEGLDDYPVNRMSLKELRSQVMTVANALDTMFQKGDPIAIDMPMTCNAVIIYLAIVLGGFVVVSIADSFAPQEIGTRMDVSKAKAIFTQDFIIRGGKKVPLYSRIVQGTSSKAIVVPATGGYLGVTLRNGDVMWKDFLSRAAGRSSVYYPFYQSAGALTNIIFSSGTTGEPKAIPWTQLSPIRCAADTWAQLDVLPQDIGCWPTNLGWAMGPIILYSCFLNGATLALYHGSPLGRGFCKFVQDAGVTVLGSVPSLVKSWKAGNCTKGLDWTKIRVLGTTGEASDIDDNLWLSSRASYKPIVECCGGTELASSYIQGSLLRPQAFGALSGASMSTGFVILDEHGTPCPDDLPCAGEVGLFPLYFGATDQLLNADHNKVYFDGMPIYNGRQLRRHGDIIQRTVGGYYIVLGRADDTMNLGGIKTSSVEIERVCNRADEALLETAAVSIKPAGGGPEHLAILAVLKDRSIPYDVNLLKTKFQRAIQKNLNPLFKVSYVKVVPEFPRTASNKLLRRVLRDQLKQELSNRSKL; encoded by the exons ATGGCTGCGAGCGCGAGGGGGAGCGTGTGGGAGATCCAGGCGCGCGACGTTGAGGCCGCAgggctcgccgccgccgacgcgggCGCGTTCCTCGCCGCGCTTCGCTCCGCCGCCGGGGGATCGGGAGGTGCAGACGAGGCCGCCGTgtgggcggcggtggcggcggcgggggtgcTGCGGCCGGAGCACCCTCACGCGCTCCACCAGCTCGTCTACTATGCCGTCTACGCCGGCTGGGACCGCGCCGCCCGGGGCCCGCCGCCGTACTGGTTCCCGTCCTT GATTGATTGTAAGCAAACAAACCTTGGGAGAGTGATGGAAGCAAACGGGCCTAAGCTGTTAGGGTCATCATACAAGGACCCGATATCAAGTTTTAACCTCTTCCACAGGTTTTCCGTAGAGAATCAAGAG GTCTACTGGTCAATGGTGCTAAAGCAGCTCGCAGTCAAGTTCCAACAAGAACCAAAGTCAATTCTGGATACATCAGATAGATCAAAGAAAGGAGGAACATGGCTTCAAGGTGCAGTGCTTAACATTGCCGAATGTTGTCTGCTACCTTGGCCTTCCCAGAACAGGACCGATGACAGTACAGCTATTGTTTGGAGGGATGAAGGCCTCGATGATTATCCCGTGAACCGCATGTCATTGAAGGAGCTTCGCAGTCAAGTGAT GACTGTTGCAAATGCCCTTGATACCATGTTCCAGAAAGGGGATCCGATTGCAATTGACATGCCTATGACATGCAATGCGGTCATTATATATTTGGCAATCGTCCTTGGTGGTTTTGTTGTTGTGTCAATAGCAGATAGTTTTGCACCTCAGGAGATTGGTACTCGCATGGATGTCTCAAAAGCAAAGGCAATTTTTACTCAG GATTTCATAATTAGAGGAGGGAAGAAAGTTCCACTTTACAG CCGCATTGTGCAAGGGACTTCATCTAAAGCTATTGTAGTTCCTGCAACCGGAGGTTATCTTGGAGTTACACTAAGGAATGGTGATGTGATGTGGAAAGATTTTCTTTCTCGTGCTGCAGGAAG GTCATCTGTTTATTATCCATTCTATCAGTCTGCAGGCGCCCtaactaatataattttttcttcAGGAACAACTG GGGAACCAAAAGCTATACCATGGACACAACTTTCTCCCATAAGATGTGCAGCTGATACATGGGCCCAATTGGATGTTCTCCCACAGGACATAGGTTGCTGGCCTACTAATCTGGGCTGGGCTATGGGACCTATAATCCTGTACTCATGCTTTCTAAATGGTGCGACCTTGGCTTTGTATCATGGATCTCCACTTGGACGTGGTTTCTGCAAATTTGTACAG GATGCTGGTGTGACAGTATTAGGATCTGTGCCAAGCTTGGTGAAGTCATGGAAAGCTGGTAATTGCACTAAAGGGCTTGACTGGACCAAAATCAG GGTACTAGGCACAACAGGGGAGGCTTCTGATATTGATGATAATCTGTGGCTATCTTCACGTGCCTCATACAAGCCCATTGTAGAATGCTGTGGGGGCACGGAGCTGGCATCCTCATACATTCAGGGGAGTCTTTTGCGACCACAAGCTTTTGGAGCTCTTAGTGGTGCATCCATGTCCACTGGGTTTGTCATACTTGATGAACATGGAACTCCGTGT CCTGATGATCTACCTTGTGCTGGAGAAGTGGGTCTCTTCCCATTATATTTTGGTGCTACTGATCAGCTTCTCAATGCTGACCACAATAAGGTTTACTTTGATGGAATGCCCATTTACAACGGAAGG CAACTCCGACGGCATGGAGATATAATCCAGAGGACAGTAGGTGGTTACTACATTGTACTTGGCAGAGCGGATGACACCATGAATCTTGGAGGAATTAAG ACCAGCTCGGTGGAGATAGAACGGGTGTGCAACAGAGCCGATGAGGCTCTGCTAGAAACAGCCGCAGTTAGCATCAAACCCGCCGGTGGGGGACCAGAACATCTGGCTATCTTAGCAGTGCTGAAAGATAGATCGATCCCATACGACGTAAATCTCCTTAAAACCAAGTTCCAGAGGGCCATTCAGAAGAACCTCAATCCTCTTTTCAAG GTCAGCTATGTCAAAGTTGTTCCTGAGTTTCCAAGAACTGCATCGAACAAGCTACTGAGGAGGGTCCTGAGGGATCAGTTGAAGCAGGAACTCTCAAATCGCAGCAAGCTATGA